The following are from one region of the Moritella sp. 24 genome:
- the purD gene encoding phosphoribosylamine--glycine ligase, with product MNVLIIGGGGREHALGWKAAQSKNVETVFIAPGNIGSSLENKCKNVPIQVEDIPALVAFAKENNVELTIVGPEVPLVLGVVDAFQAEGLAIFGPTQGAAQLEGSKAFSKDFFARHHIPTAAYQNFTEIAPAKAYVSEMGCPIVIKADGLAAGKGVIIAETEAQAFDAIDDMLEGNKFGDAGARVVIEEFLTGEEASFIVMVDGENILALATSQDHKARDNGDKGPNTGGMGAYSPAPVVTQAVHDFAMNEVIRPTVDGMKAEGNTYTGFLYAGLMVAPDGTAKVLEYNCRFGDPETQPIMMRLKSDLVELCLAAVAGKLDTVTADYDERAAVGVVIAAGGYPADYAKGDIITGLPQADSTESKVFHAGTALQGDNIVTSGGRVLCATALGNTVTEAQENAYKLAAQINWEGAFYRTDIAYRAIARENQNK from the coding sequence ATGAACGTATTAATTATTGGTGGCGGTGGTCGTGAACACGCCCTAGGTTGGAAAGCGGCTCAGTCTAAAAATGTTGAAACGGTATTTATCGCACCAGGTAATATCGGTTCTTCACTAGAAAACAAATGTAAAAATGTACCAATCCAAGTTGAAGATATTCCAGCATTGGTTGCATTCGCAAAAGAAAATAACGTTGAATTAACGATTGTAGGCCCTGAAGTACCACTCGTACTTGGCGTTGTTGATGCATTCCAAGCAGAAGGTCTTGCTATCTTTGGCCCAACACAAGGTGCAGCACAACTAGAAGGCTCTAAAGCATTCTCGAAAGACTTCTTTGCACGTCATCATATTCCAACAGCGGCATACCAAAACTTCACTGAAATCGCACCAGCAAAAGCGTATGTAAGTGAAATGGGTTGCCCAATTGTAATCAAAGCAGACGGTCTAGCTGCAGGTAAAGGCGTAATCATCGCTGAAACTGAAGCACAAGCATTCGATGCAATTGATGACATGCTGGAAGGTAACAAGTTTGGCGATGCTGGTGCTCGTGTTGTTATCGAAGAATTTCTAACAGGTGAAGAAGCTAGTTTCATTGTGATGGTTGATGGCGAGAATATTCTTGCGCTAGCAACGAGTCAAGATCATAAAGCGCGTGACAATGGCGATAAAGGTCCAAACACAGGTGGTATGGGTGCTTACTCACCAGCACCAGTGGTAACGCAAGCTGTTCATGACTTTGCAATGAATGAAGTAATTCGTCCAACTGTTGATGGTATGAAAGCAGAAGGTAATACCTATACAGGTTTCCTATATGCTGGCCTGATGGTTGCACCAGATGGCACTGCAAAAGTATTAGAATATAACTGCCGTTTTGGTGACCCTGAAACACAGCCGATCATGATGCGTTTAAAATCAGATCTTGTTGAACTTTGTCTTGCTGCCGTTGCAGGTAAACTAGACACAGTGACTGCAGATTATGACGAACGTGCAGCGGTTGGTGTTGTGATTGCGGCTGGCGGTTATCCTGCTGACTACGCAAAAGGCGATATCATTACAGGCCTACCACAAGCTGACTCAACGGAAAGTAAAGTTTTCCATGCTGGTACAGCATTGCAAGGCGATAACATCGTGACAAGTGGTGGTCGTGTTCTTTGTGCGACAGCACTGGGTAACACAGTGACAGAAGCACAAGAAAATGCATATAAGCTAGCAGCTCAAATCAATTGGGAAGGTGCTTTTTACCGTACCGATATTGCTTATCGTGCAATTGCGCGTGAAAACCAGAATAAATAA